Sequence from the Aromatoleum petrolei genome:
CGCACCGGCGCCGGCGGGCTTCTCCTGAAGCACCGGACGGGTCGACTCACGTCGGTATTCCCCAGCACTACCGCGAGTGCCGTCACCTGCACGATGACGGGCCTTGCTCCCGCACGCCACGGCCTGACGGGCTGGTTCATCCGCGACCGGCGCTTCGGCGGCGTCATTGCGCCGCTGCCGACCGTCCAGCGCGGCGGAGCCCCGCTGAGGGGGCCGCTGGCCGTCACCCGGCTATTCGCCTATCGCACGCTTTTCCAGCGCCGCAAACGCCGTGCAATCTTCGTCTCGCCACGGGAGCTGGCATTTTCGCCCTACTCGCGGCGCCATAGCCGCGGGGCAAGCACGCTGGGCTACAAGGGGCTGCAGGGCTTGATAGACACGATCGTGGGGGCGATCCGGGGGAACGCAGCCCAACCCATTCTCGTGCATGCCTACTACCCGACCTTCGACGGGCTCAGCCACGCCTACGGCTGCAACTCGGCGGAGGTCGCCACACACTTCGCACGCATCGACGCGGCCTTCGGGCAACTTCTCGACCGACTGCAAGGGAGCGATACCGACGTCGTCCTCACGGCCGATCACGGCTTCATCGATTCGCCGCCGGAACGCGTGATCGAATTGCAGACCCTGCCCGACCTGCAGACCACGCTGACCGCGCCACTGTTCGGCGAGCGACGTACCGCCTTTTGTGCCGTGCGCCAAGGGGCGGAGCACGATTTCGAGCTGCTGACACGCGAATGCCTGACGGGCAAGGCGACCGTCGCGCGCTCGGACGAGCTGATCGACCTCGGGCTATTTGGTCCGGGCAAACCGCATCGGCGGTTGCGGGAGCGGATTGGAACGCATGCACTGCTGATGGAACCCGGCTGGACGATTCGCGACCACGTTGCGGGCGAGCAGGAACACGCGATGATAGGCGTTCATGGCGGGCTTTCGCCCGACGAGATGTGGATCCCGCTTATCCAGGCGCGCTGCTGACGACCAGCCGGCGCCCCCCTGTCAGTGCAGGTCTTCGTCCGCCGGCAATGGCAACACGACGATTCCCTCGTCGATCAGCTCGCTGACGTCGTCGCGCGTCGCGCGACCGCGAATATTGCGCGCCTCGCTTTCGCCATGATGGATGCGACGCGCTTCCTCGGCAAAGCGACCGCCCACATCCTCCGATTCCCGCCCGAGACGGCGCAGCATCGCCATTGCCGCCGCAACCACATCGGCATCCGGGGCTGCGGAAGGCGCTCGCGCCGTTCCCGCACCGACCTGGGAGCCGGATCTTGCCACCGGCACGGGGGCCGACGCCCCTCGATTCACGTACGGCGCGCTGGGACGCCGCGAAATAGTGGTCGAACCGCACACCGGACAGGACACCAGTCCGCGCTCGCGCTGCTCGTCGTAAGCGGCCGACGAGGCAAACCAGCCCTCGAACAGGTGCTCATGGTCGCAGCTGAGGTTGAGAACGATCACGTGGACTTCCGGACTGGGGCAAACGCATGCCCGTTGGCGCGTGGTGCCGGGAACGGGACTCGAACCCGTACGCCCAAGGGCTGCAGATTTTAAGTCTGCTGTGTCTACCGATTTCACCATCCCGGCCCGCGAAGGCTGGGCATTCTACCGCGCGACGATGCCCCTGCCCAGCATCAGCCCGGACGCCGCGCCTTGCTTCCGTCGTTCGCCAGATGGGGCATCGCGCGATGCAGGTAATAGCCCATCGACCACAGCGTCAGAGCCGCAGCGACATAGATCAGGATCTCGCCGACCAGCCTGACGTTCAGCTGCAGCAAGGGTGCGTCATACAGAAGGAGAGGGATCGCAGTCATCTGCGCAGCGGTCTTCAGCTTGCCGACAAAGGCCACGGCGACACCCGCGGAAGCGCCGATGCGGGCCATCCATTCGCGCAGTGCGGAAATCGTGATCTCGCGCCCGATAATCACAACCGCGATGATCGAATCGACCCGCGCCAACTGCACGAGCAGGATCAGCGCGGCTGCGACCATCAGCTTGTCGGCGACGGGATCGAGAAAGGCGCCGAAAGCCGAAGTCTGGTTCAGCGCTCGCGCCAGATAACCGTCGAACCAATCCGTTACCGCCGCTACGATGAAGATCAGAGTCGCGGCGACATTCTTCTCCTGCGGATCGAGCCACTGTTCCGGAAGATAAAAGACGCCGACGAAGAGCGGAATCAGCGCAATGCGCGCCCAGGTCAGCGAGTTCGGAATGTTGATCTGCATTGAAAAGAGGGAGGCTTGCGACAGATGCATGGTTAGTGCAAGGCATTGTATATCGCTTCGGCGAGCTTTCGGCTCACACCATCGACACGGCATAGGTCCTCGACTGTTGCTGCACGCACGCCGTCGAGCCCCCCGAAGGTCGAAAGCAGGTTACGCCGCCGGGTCGCACCAACGCCGGGGATGTCCTCGAGGCGCGAACCGATGCGCGCCTTCGCCCGCCGCGCGCGGTGCCCCGTGATCGCAAAACGGTGCGCCTCGTCGCGGATTTCCTGGATCAGGTGCAGCGCCGGATGATCCGAAGCGAGGTTCAGCGGCGCACGCCTGTCCGGGAAAATCAGCGTTTCGAGGCCCGGCTTGCGCTCCTCGCCCTTGGCGACGCCGACCATCGCTATCGACTCGAGCCCGACCTCGGTCAGCACCTCGAGCGCGGAACTC
This genomic interval carries:
- a CDS encoding alkaline phosphatase family protein → MPRSRQPEPSDPPAIALPQDAVLPDYRDGGLFGLVRSVGAYLDGRPWQAPKPSGSPPPDAAPRRLVFILIDGLGDMFLQRTGAGGLLLKHRTGRLTSVFPSTTASAVTCTMTGLAPARHGLTGWFIRDRRFGGVIAPLPTVQRGGAPLRGPLAVTRLFAYRTLFQRRKRRAIFVSPRELAFSPYSRRHSRGASTLGYKGLQGLIDTIVGAIRGNAAQPILVHAYYPTFDGLSHAYGCNSAEVATHFARIDAAFGQLLDRLQGSDTDVVLTADHGFIDSPPERVIELQTLPDLQTTLTAPLFGERRTAFCAVRQGAEHDFELLTRECLTGKATVARSDELIDLGLFGPGKPHRRLRERIGTHALLMEPGWTIRDHVAGEQEHAMIGVHGGLSPDEMWIPLIQARC
- a CDS encoding DUF1178 family protein produces the protein MIVLNLSCDHEHLFEGWFASSAAYDEQRERGLVSCPVCGSTTISRRPSAPYVNRGASAPVPVARSGSQVGAGTARAPSAAPDADVVAAAMAMLRRLGRESEDVGGRFAEEARRIHHGESEARNIRGRATRDDVSELIDEGIVVLPLPADEDLH
- the pgsA gene encoding CDP-diacylglycerol--glycerol-3-phosphate 3-phosphatidyltransferase, with amino-acid sequence MQINIPNSLTWARIALIPLFVGVFYLPEQWLDPQEKNVAATLIFIVAAVTDWFDGYLARALNQTSAFGAFLDPVADKLMVAAALILLVQLARVDSIIAVVIIGREITISALREWMARIGASAGVAVAFVGKLKTAAQMTAIPLLLYDAPLLQLNVRLVGEILIYVAAALTLWSMGYYLHRAMPHLANDGSKARRPG